A window of the Radiobacillus deserti genome harbors these coding sequences:
- a CDS encoding ABC-F family ATP-binding cassette domain-containing protein, producing the protein MSLLKVENVSKSFGDKILFEGVSFTLEEKQRIGLIGVNGTGKSTLLKGLAGIEPFDEGQLIHANDFRVEYLEQDPYLNDQLTVLEQIYYGDSTVMVTLRNYEKILMELETNPDNATLQNKLMQAQEQMDELQAWDANAQAKTILTKLGITEFNKRVKDLSGGQRKRVAIAKALIQPAHLLLLDEPTNHLDNETIEWLESYLPQYPGSIILITHDRYFLNRITNNMYELDNGTLYSYIGNYEMFLEKKAEREQQEIQNEQKHANTMRRELAWLRRGAKARSTKQKARKQRIEEMKDQTFHTNKQSLDVEMGATRLGNKVLEAIDVGKSFNEKAVIQSFNHLFIPGDRVGIIGPNGSGKSTLLNLMAGNIEPDEGSIDVGQTVKIGYYTQNNVDMDENLRMVDYIKEVAEVVHTAKGETITAEQMLERFLFPRSHQYTYIRRLSGGERRRLYLLRVLMAEPNVLFLDEPTNDLDTQTLGVLEDYLEKFPGVVITVSHDRYFLDRVVDQLIVLEKGRLTPFSYYGNYSDFLDDKKEQVAKKEERKQSKQEERPKKKKKLSYHEQKEWDVIEDRIEEMEEELQVIGEEIAVAGSDLGKVQELFKKQNELEKQLEEAMERWEELSQLVEELKNN; encoded by the coding sequence ATGAGCTTATTAAAAGTAGAAAATGTATCCAAATCATTTGGAGATAAAATATTGTTCGAAGGTGTATCCTTTACATTGGAAGAAAAGCAACGTATTGGATTAATTGGGGTAAATGGAACAGGAAAGTCTACCCTTTTAAAAGGTCTAGCGGGGATCGAGCCTTTTGATGAGGGCCAGCTTATTCATGCTAACGATTTCAGGGTTGAATATTTAGAGCAGGACCCATATTTGAATGACCAATTAACGGTGCTAGAGCAAATTTATTACGGAGATTCCACCGTGATGGTGACACTGAGGAACTATGAAAAAATATTAATGGAACTTGAAACGAATCCCGATAATGCAACATTGCAGAATAAATTGATGCAAGCACAAGAGCAGATGGATGAGCTCCAAGCTTGGGATGCTAATGCGCAAGCGAAAACGATATTGACGAAATTAGGAATTACAGAATTTAACAAACGGGTGAAAGACTTGTCTGGTGGACAAAGAAAGCGGGTAGCCATAGCGAAAGCGCTTATTCAACCCGCACACCTCTTGCTCCTTGATGAACCAACTAACCATCTGGATAATGAAACCATAGAATGGCTAGAAAGCTACCTCCCGCAATATCCGGGATCTATTATACTAATTACACATGATCGGTACTTTTTAAATCGAATCACGAATAATATGTATGAATTAGACAACGGTACATTATATTCTTACATCGGGAATTATGAAATGTTTTTGGAAAAGAAGGCAGAACGCGAGCAACAGGAAATCCAAAATGAGCAAAAGCATGCCAATACGATGCGAAGGGAACTAGCTTGGCTGAGAAGAGGTGCTAAAGCAAGGTCTACTAAACAGAAAGCCAGAAAGCAACGAATCGAAGAAATGAAGGATCAAACCTTTCATACAAATAAGCAAAGCTTAGATGTTGAGATGGGCGCGACTCGGTTAGGTAATAAAGTACTAGAAGCTATAGATGTAGGTAAATCGTTTAACGAAAAAGCGGTAATACAATCGTTTAACCACTTATTTATTCCAGGGGATCGAGTAGGAATTATTGGACCCAATGGAAGCGGGAAATCCACACTCCTTAACTTGATGGCTGGAAACATAGAGCCTGACGAAGGCTCAATCGATGTAGGACAAACGGTGAAAATAGGGTATTATACGCAAAATAATGTGGATATGGATGAAAATCTACGTATGGTTGATTATATAAAGGAAGTAGCAGAAGTAGTACATACTGCAAAAGGAGAAACGATAACCGCAGAACAGATGCTGGAACGTTTCCTTTTTCCTAGATCCCATCAATACACCTATATACGTCGTCTTTCTGGTGGAGAACGCCGCAGACTTTATTTACTACGAGTCCTTATGGCGGAACCTAATGTACTCTTTTTGGATGAGCCTACGAACGATTTAGATACGCAGACATTAGGAGTGCTAGAGGATTATCTGGAAAAGTTTCCTGGTGTTGTAATCACGGTATCTCATGATCGATATTTTTTAGACCGAGTAGTAGACCAGTTAATCGTATTGGAAAAAGGAAGACTTACTCCGTTTAGCTATTATGGGAATTATTCGGATTTTTTAGATGACAAGAAAGAACAGGTGGCAAAAAAAGAGGAGAGAAAGCAATCGAAGCAAGAAGAACGACCAAAGAAAAAGAAAAAGCTCTCCTATCATGAACAAAAAGAGTGGGACGTTATTGAGGATAGAATTGAAGAAATGGAGGAAGAATTACAAGTAATTGGAGAAGAAATTGCTGTTGCAGGAAGTGATTTAGGAAAAGTGCAGGAGCTCTTCAAGAAACAGAACGAATTGGAAAAACAACTTGAAGAGGCGATGGAAAGATGGGAAGAATTATCTCAACTCGTAGAGGAACTTAAAAATAATTAG
- a CDS encoding winged helix-turn-helix transcriptional regulator, translating to MNELCPRFEKAMQLFSKRWVGLILFELLDGSKRFSEMEAELPISGRLLSERLKLLEQEEIVKRHIYSEFPVRIEYQLTDKGRALEPVIKAIQNWSHDWITDKEIEVNS from the coding sequence ATGAACGAGCTATGTCCAAGGTTTGAAAAAGCGATGCAGTTGTTTAGTAAAAGGTGGGTCGGGCTTATTTTATTCGAATTGCTGGATGGCTCCAAACGGTTTTCGGAAATGGAAGCTGAGCTTCCTATCAGTGGTCGCCTTCTATCTGAACGACTAAAGCTTTTAGAACAAGAGGAAATTGTCAAAAGACATATCTACTCAGAATTTCCTGTTCGGATTGAATATCAATTAACCGATAAAGGACGAGCATTGGAACCCGTCATTAAAGCCATCCAAAATTGGTCCCACGATTGGATTACAGATAAAGAGATTGAAGTAAATTCTTAA
- a CDS encoding acyl-CoA thioesterase, translated as MDSKPCIASLTVKTSHVLPPDTNGHGTLFGGELMAHIDDVAAIAATRHARKPVVTASTDSVDFLYPVKEGDTICLEAFVTWTHNTSMEVFVKAVTENLLTGERKVCTTAFLTMVALGEDNRPTTVPNVFPESKEEKLLHEGAPKRAELRKERRKQSKQMAKSFGTGFPWNENSRFGNNPS; from the coding sequence ATGGATTCGAAGCCTTGTATCGCATCTTTGACCGTTAAAACATCTCACGTTCTACCTCCTGATACAAATGGCCATGGGACGTTGTTTGGGGGGGAGCTAATGGCACATATTGATGATGTTGCTGCTATTGCAGCAACAAGGCATGCAAGAAAGCCTGTCGTAACAGCTTCTACCGATTCGGTCGATTTCCTTTACCCTGTTAAAGAAGGAGATACCATCTGTTTAGAAGCATTCGTAACTTGGACTCATAATACTTCTATGGAGGTTTTTGTTAAGGCTGTGACGGAGAACCTGTTAACGGGGGAGCGAAAAGTATGTACAACTGCTTTTTTAACCATGGTAGCGTTAGGAGAAGATAATCGCCCGACTACTGTACCTAACGTATTCCCTGAATCAAAAGAGGAAAAGCTTTTGCATGAAGGGGCACCGAAACGTGCGGAATTAAGAAAAGAACGAAGAAAACAATCAAAGCAAATGGCAAAATCCTTTGGGACTGGCTTTCCATGGAATGAAAATAGTCGTTTTGGCAACAATCCTTCTTAA
- the cls gene encoding cardiolipin synthase → MEFIPYLLGSVIIFNIALAFAIVFLERKDASATWAWLMVLLFIPVLGFILYLIFGRKLSNRRIFTWDTKSRLGVKTAVQAQLRALEENRLILKDERLIEYKDLFYLHLRNDDAILTQDNQVEIFTDGEKKFNALLEDIEKAKDHIHLLYYIIRSDQLGQRIAEALIRKAKEGLEVRVLYDDMGSRKLGQKFIKQMRKAGAEVEAFFPPLIPRINFKINHRNHRKLAIIDGKIGYIGGFNIGDEYLGYSEKFGYWRDTHLKIYGDAVRNMQTRFILDWNQASRHDIEYDERYYGAEQKGDVGVQIVSSGPDSDWQQIKNGYIKMIMSAKEYVYIQTPYFIPDDSLSDALKIAALSGVDVKIMIPNKPDHPFVYWATYSNIGEQLNAGAHVYIYENGFLHSKTIIVDGKIASVGTANIDVRSFRLNFEVNAFLYNNNVAKQLVEKFEEDIELSRPLTLNQYINRPTWIKLKESVSRLISPIL, encoded by the coding sequence GTGGAGTTTATTCCTTATCTTTTAGGATCTGTTATTATTTTCAACATTGCCTTAGCGTTTGCTATTGTGTTTTTGGAGCGAAAGGATGCCAGTGCAACGTGGGCTTGGCTGATGGTCTTATTATTTATCCCGGTTTTAGGATTTATACTTTACTTGATTTTTGGAAGAAAGCTAAGCAACCGTCGAATATTCACATGGGATACAAAGAGTCGCCTCGGTGTAAAAACAGCCGTACAAGCACAACTTCGCGCATTGGAAGAAAATAGATTGATACTTAAAGATGAACGTTTAATTGAATATAAGGACTTATTTTATTTACATCTTCGTAATGATGACGCCATTTTGACGCAAGATAACCAGGTGGAAATATTCACGGACGGGGAAAAGAAGTTTAACGCACTGCTAGAGGATATTGAAAAGGCAAAAGACCATATTCATTTGCTTTATTATATTATTCGTAGTGATCAGCTAGGTCAACGAATTGCGGAGGCTCTTATTCGTAAAGCAAAAGAAGGATTAGAAGTGAGAGTGTTATACGATGATATGGGGTCTAGAAAATTAGGGCAAAAATTTATTAAACAAATGCGAAAAGCAGGCGCTGAGGTAGAAGCATTCTTTCCGCCTCTTATCCCGAGAATAAATTTTAAGATTAATCATCGAAATCACCGGAAGCTCGCTATTATAGATGGGAAGATTGGTTACATTGGTGGTTTTAACATTGGGGATGAGTATTTAGGCTATAGTGAAAAGTTTGGATATTGGAGAGACACGCATCTGAAAATTTATGGGGATGCAGTCAGGAATATGCAAACACGTTTTATTCTGGATTGGAATCAGGCTTCTCGCCATGATATTGAGTATGATGAACGTTATTATGGGGCGGAGCAAAAAGGGGATGTAGGGGTACAAATCGTATCGAGTGGCCCTGATTCGGATTGGCAACAAATCAAAAATGGATATATTAAAATGATCATGTCAGCAAAAGAGTATGTGTATATCCAAACCCCATATTTTATTCCGGATGACAGTTTATCCGATGCCTTAAAGATTGCAGCTCTATCTGGAGTTGATGTGAAAATCATGATTCCAAATAAGCCAGATCATCCATTTGTGTATTGGGCAACGTATTCGAATATTGGGGAACAATTAAACGCAGGTGCACATGTGTACATTTATGAAAATGGTTTTTTACATTCTAAAACGATTATAGTAGATGGAAAGATTGCATCTGTCGGAACTGCAAACATTGATGTTCGAAGTTTTCGATTGAATTTTGAAGTCAATGCATTCCTTTATAATAATAATGTTGCGAAGCAATTAGTGGAAAAATTTGAAGAGGACATCGAGCTTTCCCGACCTCTTACGCTTAATCAATATATAAATCGTCCAACATGGATTAAGCTAAAAGAGTCGGTTTCGCGACTGATTTCCCCTATTCTTTAG
- a CDS encoding gamma-type small acid-soluble spore protein → MDDFRAITGTDINKVKEKNSNSGMSYNEAKEFIARTTGGHHTNIYSDTDIQQVRKKLRNSKKG, encoded by the coding sequence ATGGATGATTTTCGAGCAATAACAGGTACTGACATTAACAAGGTAAAAGAAAAGAATTCTAACTCCGGGATGAGTTATAACGAAGCAAAAGAATTTATAGCTCGTACAACCGGTGGGCACCATACCAATATCTATTCGGATACAGATATCCAACAAGTAAGAAAAAAACTACGAAATAGTAAAAAGGGATGA
- a CDS encoding YjcZ family sporulation protein yields MFGNNEFILLVVLFVLLVIAGTNYPVGGFGY; encoded by the coding sequence ATGTTTGGTAACAATGAATTCATTCTATTAGTCGTATTGTTCGTATTATTAGTGATTGCAGGAACGAATTATCCAGTTGGTGGCTTCGGTTATTAA
- a CDS encoding YjcZ family sporulation protein, translating to MFGNNGFILLVVIFVLLVIVGNNYPTGGDYGYGY from the coding sequence ATGTTTGGTAACAATGGCTTCATTTTATTAGTAGTTATCTTCGTATTACTTGTTATTGTAGGGAATAACTATCCAACAGGCGGCGACTACGGCTACGGCTACTAA
- a CDS encoding YjcZ family sporulation protein — MFGNNGFILLVVIFVLLVIVGNNYPTGGDYGWS, encoded by the coding sequence ATGTTTGGTAACAATGGTTTCATTCTATTAGTAGTTATCTTTGTGCTGCTTGTCATCGTAGGGAATAACTATCCAACAGGTGGCGACTACGGCTGGTCTTAA
- a CDS encoding YjcZ family sporulation protein: MFGNNSFILLVVLFVLLVIVGNNYPTGGYGWS, translated from the coding sequence ATGTTTGGTAACAATAGCTTTATTTTGTTAGTCGTATTGTTCGTATTGCTAGTCATTGTAGGGAATAACTATCCTACAGGCGGCTATGGCTGGTCTTAA
- a CDS encoding YjcZ family sporulation protein has translation MSYGFTGNNSFILLVVLFVLLVIVGNNYPTGGYGFGW, from the coding sequence ATGAGTTACGGATTTACTGGTAACAACAGCTTTATTCTATTGGTTGTATTGTTCGTACTGTTAGTAATCGTAGGGAACAACTACCCAACAGGCGGATATGGATTCGGTTGGTAA
- a CDS encoding stage VI sporulation protein F gives MSDQFSKKVEKKTGVDMKSIKSIANSFKGTDLSDEKEVRKLIKKVAKTAGKPVNKSTEDMLVKMISKSKGINESTISKMLNKK, from the coding sequence ATGAGTGATCAGTTTTCCAAAAAAGTGGAGAAAAAAACCGGAGTAGATATGAAGAGTATTAAAAGTATTGCGAACTCCTTTAAAGGAACAGATCTGTCGGATGAAAAGGAAGTTCGTAAACTTATAAAGAAAGTGGCAAAAACAGCAGGAAAACCAGTAAATAAGTCAACCGAAGATATGCTAGTTAAAATGATCTCCAAAAGCAAGGGGATTAATGAATCTACCATTTCTAAAATGCTTAATAAGAAGTAA
- a CDS encoding YjcZ family sporulation protein gives MAWNAGYGAYNYGGHCYGGGFFSGNNAFTLLVVLFVLLVIVGGASYPMGEIED, from the coding sequence ATGGCTTGGAACGCAGGCTATGGTGCCTACAACTATGGGGGTCACTGCTACGGAGGTGGCTTTTTCAGCGGAAACAATGCCTTCACTTTGCTAGTTGTGTTATTTGTTTTGTTAGTAATTGTTGGCGGAGCATCTTACCCTATGGGTGAGATTGAAGACTAA
- a CDS encoding YjcZ family sporulation protein, with product MSYAGGFFGNNGFVLLVVIFVLLVIVGNNYPMGGGYGY from the coding sequence ATGAGCTACGCAGGCGGATTTTTTGGTAACAATGGTTTCGTATTGTTGGTTGTTATTTTCGTATTGCTTGTAATCGTAGGTAACAACTACCCAATGGGTGGTGGATATGGTTACTAA
- a CDS encoding YjcZ family sporulation protein, translated as MSYGVFGDNSFVLLVVIFVLLVIVGSNYPIAGWGY; from the coding sequence ATGAGCTACGGAGTATTTGGTGATAACAGCTTTGTTCTGTTAGTTGTAATCTTCGTACTTCTTGTCATCGTTGGCTCTAATTACCCAATTGCTGGATGGGGGTACTAG
- the rarD gene encoding EamA family transporter RarD: MDNKELKVGIAYTAAAYILWGFLPIYWKMVGSVPAGQILAHRIVWAFVFMMVLLVVLRKTRAFMIELKRIISNKKTLIGITIASIVISLNWVIFIWAVNSDHVVQASLGYYINPLVSIVLGMLVLKESLTKWQVLSFILAAIGVLYLTINFGVFPWVSIVLALSFGLYGLLKKTVDIGAMFGLTIETLIVSPIAVIYLFAVGVQGNGVPFTWSPVFLLLLAGGVATAVPLLLFASGAKRIPLSMVGFLQYFAPTIMLMIGVFKYNEPFTHAHLVAFLLIWTALAIYTVSRTKWFRRVELKRLERKSSY, from the coding sequence ATGGATAATAAAGAATTAAAAGTAGGCATTGCTTATACAGCTGCCGCATACATACTCTGGGGGTTCCTTCCTATTTATTGGAAAATGGTTGGTTCCGTTCCGGCTGGACAAATTCTAGCCCACCGAATAGTTTGGGCTTTTGTTTTTATGATGGTTCTTTTAGTTGTACTTAGAAAGACCCGTGCTTTCATGATTGAATTAAAACGGATTATATCCAACAAAAAAACGTTAATAGGAATTACCATCGCATCTATTGTCATTAGTCTTAATTGGGTTATCTTTATCTGGGCTGTTAACAGTGATCATGTTGTTCAAGCGAGTTTAGGATATTACATTAATCCACTTGTCAGTATTGTGTTAGGTATGCTCGTCTTGAAGGAAAGTCTTACAAAATGGCAGGTGCTTTCCTTTATTTTAGCAGCCATTGGTGTCTTATACTTGACGATCAACTTCGGTGTTTTCCCTTGGGTATCGATTGTACTTGCGTTATCCTTTGGACTGTACGGATTATTGAAAAAAACCGTAGATATAGGTGCAATGTTTGGCTTAACGATTGAAACATTAATTGTATCCCCAATCGCTGTGATTTACTTGTTTGCCGTTGGTGTACAGGGAAATGGAGTTCCATTCACATGGTCTCCAGTCTTCCTATTGCTTCTAGCAGGAGGAGTTGCGACCGCGGTTCCATTGCTTTTATTCGCAAGTGGAGCGAAACGAATTCCTTTATCAATGGTTGGGTTTTTGCAATATTTTGCCCCAACCATTATGCTTATGATCGGTGTTTTTAAATACAACGAACCGTTCACCCATGCCCATCTCGTCGCTTTCCTATTGATCTGGACAGCGCTCGCTATCTATACAGTATCTCGTACTAAGTGGTTTAGACGTGTAGAGCTAAAGAGACTCGAACGAAAAAGTTCTTATTAA
- a CDS encoding SGNH/GDSL hydrolase family protein, whose protein sequence is MRRLTVTWIALSILVLIGVWYVWQLQSPSSDAEPVPTPKEVLTDIAKESKNADKNQEEQNESTKDSENKDLAEEIKETVVHVVESAIGLFIKKDTDIVAIGDSLTQGVGDTTENGGYVGIIENTLKRTNEDIHIKNFGKRGNRSDQLLKRLEQEEISESIREAEIVLITIGANDIMKVVKENFTRLEYSLFVEEQVEYKERLREIMETMLSLNGDANIYLVGFYNPFYGYFKDVEQLEQIINNWNATGQSVAEEYENVSFIPIYDLFTNTEEDLLYSDNFHPNTKGYEKMAERILDAIEPDIRRENKNEEDGDE, encoded by the coding sequence ATGCGCAGATTAACCGTCACATGGATTGCTCTCTCCATCCTCGTGCTAATCGGAGTGTGGTACGTTTGGCAATTGCAATCCCCCTCTTCAGACGCAGAACCCGTTCCCACACCAAAAGAAGTTCTAACAGATATAGCCAAGGAATCGAAAAATGCGGATAAAAATCAAGAGGAACAAAATGAGTCGACAAAGGATTCCGAAAATAAGGATCTTGCGGAAGAAATTAAGGAAACCGTTGTCCATGTCGTGGAAAGTGCCATAGGACTGTTTATAAAAAAAGACACTGACATTGTAGCCATCGGTGACTCATTGACCCAAGGTGTTGGAGATACAACGGAAAATGGTGGATATGTTGGCATTATTGAAAACACATTAAAGAGGACAAATGAAGACATCCATATCAAAAACTTCGGCAAAAGAGGAAATCGTTCTGATCAACTATTAAAGCGTCTAGAGCAAGAAGAAATTTCCGAATCCATCCGTGAAGCTGAAATTGTGCTGATTACAATAGGAGCAAATGACATAATGAAGGTAGTAAAGGAAAACTTTACACGCCTAGAATATAGTCTTTTTGTGGAAGAACAAGTCGAATACAAGGAAAGATTACGAGAAATTATGGAAACGATGCTATCCCTAAACGGGGATGCCAATATTTATTTAGTAGGGTTCTACAATCCTTTTTATGGATATTTTAAAGATGTAGAACAGCTGGAACAAATTATTAATAACTGGAATGCAACCGGTCAAAGTGTCGCAGAAGAATATGAAAATGTTTCTTTTATTCCTATTTATGACTTATTTACAAATACAGAAGAAGACTTATTATATTCTGATAACTTCCACCCCAATACAAAAGGGTATGAAAAAATGGCAGAACGTATCTTAGATGCCATTGAACCCGATATAAGAAGAGAAAACAAAAATGAAGAGGATGGGGATGAGTAA
- a CDS encoding YpmS family protein: MSEAPKKKWNWKRWFIILASINVGVLVLLFLLIFIPAQTSDDPPKKQDIEAEAGAELVVRSSKEDLSQLINGYLDKLLKNKADDFEVTLDENVVIIGSVEAFQTKIPVTIEMEPVVQENGDLVLKQEKISLGLLPLPRNKILSYIDKGYPTPDWVKIYPKKESIYVAVTEMDIKSNFKVKVESFDLKNDDLRFKFKVPNKIFGISFNF; encoded by the coding sequence ATGAGCGAAGCACCAAAGAAAAAGTGGAACTGGAAGCGATGGTTTATCATTCTGGCAAGTATTAATGTCGGAGTACTTGTACTCTTATTCCTTCTAATCTTTATTCCAGCCCAAACATCAGATGATCCGCCTAAAAAGCAAGATATAGAAGCAGAAGCGGGTGCAGAACTTGTCGTTCGCTCAAGTAAAGAAGATTTAAGTCAATTGATCAATGGGTATTTGGATAAACTTTTGAAGAATAAAGCAGATGACTTCGAAGTTACCTTGGATGAGAACGTAGTGATTATTGGTTCTGTAGAAGCATTTCAAACGAAAATACCGGTAACCATCGAGATGGAACCAGTCGTTCAAGAAAATGGAGATTTAGTTTTAAAACAAGAAAAAATTTCACTTGGTCTCTTGCCACTTCCACGGAATAAAATTTTATCCTACATTGATAAAGGCTACCCAACACCTGATTGGGTAAAAATTTATCCAAAGAAGGAAAGCATCTATGTAGCTGTAACAGAAATGGACATTAAAAGTAATTTTAAAGTAAAGGTAGAATCCTTTGACCTAAAAAATGATGATTTACGATTTAAATTTAAAGTTCCAAATAAAATATTCGGGATATCCTTTAACTTTTAG
- a CDS encoding GNAT family N-acetyltransferase codes for MNPLLREFPTSFYTERLLIRMPRPGDGKQVYEAIQASRHELKQWLPFANKEQTEEDVETNIRESHIRFLKREDLRLLVFDRETGDFIASSGLHRIDWSVPKFEIGYWIDARKSGKGYMTEAVEGIASFAFDTLGARRVEIRCDRLNEKSRAIPERLGFELEATLKNDDVSMDGQTLRDTCIYAKIQ; via the coding sequence ATGAATCCGCTACTGAGAGAGTTTCCGACATCCTTTTATACAGAAAGGCTACTGATTCGAATGCCACGTCCAGGAGATGGGAAGCAGGTATATGAAGCGATACAAGCATCCAGACATGAACTGAAACAATGGTTACCATTTGCAAATAAAGAACAAACGGAAGAGGATGTAGAAACAAATATTAGAGAATCCCACATTCGGTTTTTGAAAAGAGAGGATTTGCGTCTTCTAGTCTTTGATCGGGAAACTGGGGACTTTATTGCATCATCCGGTCTGCACCGAATCGACTGGTCTGTTCCAAAATTCGAAATCGGCTATTGGATTGATGCTAGAAAAAGTGGAAAAGGCTACATGACGGAAGCAGTAGAAGGAATTGCCAGTTTCGCATTTGACACACTTGGAGCGCGGAGGGTTGAAATCCGCTGCGACCGATTGAATGAAAAAAGTCGAGCTATTCCAGAACGGCTAGGCTTTGAATTAGAAGCTACACTTAAAAACGATGATGTATCAATGGACGGACAGACATTAAGGGATACATGTATATATGCAAAAATACAATAA
- a CDS encoding DUF4097 family beta strand repeat-containing protein has translation MKKVALIAAVLFVLGLVGVFTTYATGDHFLTGGDNTDISETKSFDSGSVERVNVNVDVGEVIVSKSQTDQIEVRVQTKKLRKEHVEYSMKQTDDTIDVIFDKSDAPWYAYPIFSFQDRGSIVEVKLPDKEFKSITMESNVGEVRISNIKTKELIAYSDVGDMTINQVVAAKSTLHTDVGEIEVNAGTGAFSIESDTGEVSLELDSFVDDVKINSNVGEISVSLRNEPENFTFDLASDVGEVSVNGFSSIPKSSGKSYYVEQGNGNPILQVKTDVGEIEIEKD, from the coding sequence ATGAAAAAAGTTGCGCTTATAGCTGCGGTGCTATTTGTTTTAGGTTTAGTTGGCGTGTTTACCACGTATGCTACTGGTGATCATTTTCTAACAGGCGGGGATAATACAGATATTTCAGAAACAAAGTCATTTGACTCCGGAAGCGTGGAGCGTGTAAATGTGAATGTAGATGTTGGAGAAGTAATTGTATCTAAGAGTCAGACAGATCAGATAGAGGTACGAGTCCAAACAAAAAAACTTCGAAAAGAACACGTCGAATATTCCATGAAACAAACGGATGATACAATCGATGTTATTTTTGATAAATCAGATGCTCCATGGTATGCCTATCCCATTTTCTCATTCCAAGATCGTGGTTCCATTGTAGAGGTTAAGCTTCCTGATAAGGAATTTAAATCGATTACAATGGAGTCAAATGTAGGAGAAGTACGAATAAGTAATATTAAGACGAAAGAACTTATCGCATATAGTGATGTTGGAGATATGACTATCAACCAAGTGGTGGCAGCTAAGAGCACGTTGCATACAGATGTTGGAGAAATCGAAGTCAATGCTGGTACAGGTGCTTTTTCGATAGAATCTGATACTGGGGAAGTGAGCTTAGAGCTAGATTCATTCGTGGATGATGTTAAAATTAATTCCAATGTAGGAGAGATATCTGTATCTCTTCGAAATGAGCCAGAGAATTTTACTTTCGATTTAGCTAGTGATGTGGGTGAAGTTTCGGTAAACGGTTTTTCTAGTATTCCAAAATCCTCCGGGAAGAGTTATTATGTAGAGCAAGGTAATGGAAATCCGATCCTACAAGTTAAAACAGATGTAGGAGAAATTGAAATAGAAAAGGATTAG
- a CDS encoding HAAS signaling domain-containing protein produces MNKETFLRELDLQLDKIPKDDRMELIYDFIEHFENGEQEGKSEEEISAELGNPKWIARDMLMEYRLTQAQTDKSVRNISRVILATISLSFFNLILVVGPVAAIVAVYLGLAVSSIALMFIPIVWFVANIGYADSFLQPFFVTLTVSSFGVLFGIGMLYVGKGLYFLILKYVKYNIRIVKGER; encoded by the coding sequence GTGAATAAGGAAACATTTCTACGGGAGTTGGATCTTCAATTAGACAAAATTCCTAAAGATGATCGAATGGAGCTTATATACGATTTTATAGAACATTTTGAAAATGGTGAGCAAGAAGGGAAATCAGAAGAAGAAATTTCAGCAGAACTTGGAAATCCTAAATGGATTGCAAGAGATATGCTAATGGAATATCGACTTACACAAGCACAAACGGATAAGTCAGTGAGAAATATATCAAGAGTAATTCTTGCGACAATTAGCTTGAGTTTTTTTAATTTAATTCTTGTAGTCGGACCAGTTGCAGCAATTGTAGCGGTATATCTAGGTTTAGCTGTATCCTCTATTGCACTTATGTTTATACCGATTGTCTGGTTTGTTGCAAATATTGGGTATGCAGATTCTTTTCTACAGCCGTTTTTTGTTACGCTCACCGTTTCAAGTTTCGGAGTGTTGTTTGGGATTGGGATGCTTTATGTTGGGAAAGGTCTCTACTTTCTTATCTTAAAATATGTGAAATATAACATTCGAATTGTAAAGGGGGAACGTTAA